Below is a genomic region from Prunus persica cultivar Lovell chromosome G3, Prunus_persica_NCBIv2, whole genome shotgun sequence.
atttttaatgatGATAGGAAGAAACCACTGGTAGATTCTGTAATTTACAAAAGTCATATTATGATATGAAAATTTAGGTGACTTCTTACAAGCAACATAACAGAGGTTTTCTCAGAACTTTTAGGTGAACTCCAGAGCGCTGGCGAGGAATCAACAACAATTGTCTCACTATATACATTTGGGAATATGTGGAGACCTGATGTGTCATCCCAAGCAAATGCTACAGGTGGGAAACAGCGAAGCTTACAGAGCTCTGTAATACCAACATAGAACTAGCTTAGCCAAACAGATGAAAGAACAAAGAATTGCTCAAGATGATTACAACTTTTTATTTCACCATCAGTGTTTTGCATTAATCCACAACAACAcatgtaaccaaaaaatataaaacataataCTACTACTTATTTAAATCCTTACTGCTATTATCTATATCATCAGCCTGTTCGTCTGGAAGTCCAGAATTCTTTATTCCACAACCTGCAGTCTTCAAAGAGAATATGACAGGCAAGAGGCCTAAGCTAGTGGTGAATGACAGATTCAAAGCAAGGGGATGATCCTCCTTCAAAGAAATTTCCTGCAAAGAAACCAATTCATGCAAAGTCAAAAGTCAATCATTTAAGTTAAGTGACAGCTTAAGCTtataaaatttccaaattccataATAAAGTAGAATCCTAGGGATATTAACCTTATAAGAATAACTAGACAGTGACCAAGGCGAGAACTCTCGCTCCCCTTCCTCCGGATTAAAAAACTGCCCAACTGCCATGGAAACTGCTGGTGGAGGTCTTCCTGAAATAGTCTGATCAATAGATTGTCAACACTCGTGcacaaaactcaaaaccacTTGAAATATCACATTCAGCGAGAGAGTGGAAGTATTATTCAACATAAGCCAAACCACGTACTTTtttattgagagagagagagagagagagagagagagagagagagagagagagagagagagagaatagaacaaaaatacaaaaggaGATGACAACACATCCACCTAGGCAAAGCCTACTACAAGCacataacaaacaaaccaacaaTAAACATTAAACTCCCATCCCAACAAAACTTTTTTAGAATGAAAAATTGAGGAGAAACAATACCGGACGAGGTGCAACTGAGATGGTCAGGAATCTGAAACCACGCATATCCTCAGGTCCCAAGCGAAATATAGCAGAAGGAGGAGCTTGCTCTGTCTGGCTTCCAGGTTCAATCTAATAAGACAGCATTTCCACAATTAAGAGCATGCAGATAGCATCAGCCATTAAATGTGCCAGTGCAACCAATCTGAGTAGCAGCATAATTTGAACATCACTCTTTCATGTAGTGTGACAAATTTTGATCAAGTCAAGATAAAGAAAGTCTAATCAAAGTTCAGAAGTCACATATAATACCATCAAAATGAACCTATTAATAAATGCAATCCCGTTAAAATCATTGTCATGAATGCAACATTAAATACCTGTCTTGGTGCTGGTCCTGATGGAATGCGCACCATCTTTGATGTCACTTCGAGGATTCTTATACACACAGGCAATTCTGAAGTtgagtttcttttttcaggCCACAGATGAAGTCTAACCCCAGAACATGGAGCAAGGTTTGTCACAAACATGAAGTGACTTCTTCCATTTGACCCCTGCACATATGGATTAAAGTCTGAGCACTATCAGGGAtaggaaattcaaaaaattaaagaaacttAACAAGGGCTATCAGTGTgacaagaacaaaaagaatatatgaaagttaAATACTAATTTGTAATGCTTCAAAACCCAATACGCTTGAGATTAAGGTCACAATAATTTCAGTATCACGATACAGGATGGAAACTTTGCTGATGCTAACCAGTTTTTGTATGTCTAACCACCGTCTTCGACCATCCATGGCTAAAACAGTGACAGTGGTTGTCTGAATGTATAGGTCCCTCTCAAGGCCATCCTCGCTCCAATGAACATTTCTAGGGCATGCAGCGGAAGTGTACAGCGATCCTGTATCATGTTACACAAAACATAGAAGAgacaaaatcatcaaattaACATTCatgactattttttttttttttttggtcaacgtTGCTACCAGCACCATAATAAACAGATTTaaaactttagaaaattaTAAAGGGGACTATAATGGAGTTCCCACAaagacaaaatgaaaatgtacATTACCAGTTTTATCTTTTACATCTCTAGAAGGAACATGTAACGACTGCTGAGACAAGTGTGATTGCATCATCCAATTGAAACTCTGTGGTATCCCACTACGAAGCATTTTAGAGAATATCGCAAGTCTTATTCGTTTGTCAGAAAATGGCTGGCCTGTTCTGGAGTCTACCAAACTAAGAAGAGTGTGTGATACCTAGATAAGAGCATATGTATTCAGAACTGTCTGTATGATAATTATATCTGGCTTCAAAAAGTTACTTCCACTTACTTGGATAACTAATTGATTACACCATAAAATAGCTTGATGTTCCATTGACAACCACACATTTCTCATGCCTGTACTACTGATCATAAAACCATGAGAGGGAGGCACAATGCCATCAAGGGATTCCGACTTGGACCTCACCTAAAGACAAAAACAAGAGTTAAGAAGAACCCCCAAATTCAAggtacatttttattttactttgaaAAGAGACAAAGTCAAGGTACataaaaagaatttataaTACAGTAAACACAATATATCTATACATACAGAGACGTCTATGTACAAATGAAGTTATGAACAACAAAATACTGCAAACACCCACATTAACACCAAACTACAACACCCTTACAGTATCTTCAGTAAACTATGAAGTTCCTTCTTATTATGCCAAACCAACAACTTAATATCAGTACCTATATAAAATGAGAGTCCATAAGCAACATATAGGCAAATTTCTCAATTATAGTATGCAAgacatatttgaattttgcaaAAAAGAAGTGTATACAGTGGTCCTTTCAGTTTAACATCACAATATTCTTGTTGACAGCCGGTGCATACTGCAGAAAGCAATGCAAAAACGTATTTACCTGATAATCATTGTAACTGCCAGAAATGGATATAACAACAACATGTGAGAGAACAGGATCAGAAACATAATGTCCTGCTCTAGTTGTTTGGACCTCATATCCCTTTCTCCATTCATGATTAACGTGTGCAAAGTAGTGACCCAAGGAAGGCTGCAATGCCACAGGAGGGTATCTGAATAAAATAGGtaaatttcatcaaacactAATTAATGCATTCACTTTGAAAGTAAGAGCCATTATAAGAGCCACAAACTCACTGGTGTGGGCTGGAGAGAGTAAGAATCGTTTCAACTGCTGATTTCCTCAAACGGTTATGGGCAACAGCAGCTCTAGCAACAAAACCACCCATAGAGTGACCAACCAATATTACACTTTTTGGCAAACTCCCAGAGGTTGCAGcaccttctctttctctagTCTCATAAGATTCTTTATATTGATCCAAAATCTGCACATGAGGTTGCAGGTTGAACATTttacaaactaaaaatttgtgaaaagaaACATTCCTCTAGAAAACTGAATAAACCACAAGCCTAAACGtcatcaagaaaacaaagactGGGCAGTGCCAAGAGGGGAGAAAAATTGACAACATGGTCATGCGCAGTAAAGCCCTTTTCTTTTACCAAAGCATACAACACCAATTGTTGTTATTTGGTTAAAGTTGACAGTTTCTGTGACCCCTCATAATTGGACGGGATTGGACCATGTAGAGGATGAAAACAAGCATTTGGACTATCTGAAACGTGGAACTTAAATATAGATAATTACATTATAAAACACTTTCTGTTGAATGTTGTTCCACCGGAAATCCAACATAGAGAAGCGCATGTCATATTTCTGTGTCATTTAATTCTTGATAACGCTACCTCTTAAGGCAATATTCAGAATATGTAATATGATGCATTAAAAGATCAAAGATGTCATATTCGTATGcaattggaagaaaataatgagAGAGAGACCCTGTGAATGGAGTGGACAACATATTCTGCATGTTCTTCAAGTATAGCACTATCCATAGCAGAATGTTCTCCTTCAAGATCCACTGTGAACCAGTCCAACCTGGAATCATATTGGTTGGGTAACTGAAAGGAAGCTACATCTATCTCCTCCCCGCCCTCTTCAGGAGTTAGGGAAGCTTCCTGATAAAATGTACGCTCTAGGGGTCCCGCTTGATATGCCCTGTCAGATTCTGCTGCCAGTGAACGTACCTGTAAATAGTAAATTTGCAATAAACATAAAAGGTAAGATTCCATTGTCAACAAGATACAATCTTCCTGACAAATTCgccaacaaaaatacaaaattgagCATTTCAATGAGACATCAACAAATCCCAACTGCGTGGAAAGCAGAAACAACAAGGAGGTTCCTTACCTGTTTGTAGCTACCGCCATTTCCCGGAATAAAAAGAATGGGAATGCCGCTTAGCTTTTTGAGATGCTCCTTAAAATCAATCTTCTTCCATCCTTCGTGGTACAAATACAAGCCGTACTTTGCCGGTGAAACAGCAGTCGTGGTAGGGATAGGAATGTAAGTGGGATACATGTACGTCATGGTACATCCATTTGAAACGGGCTTTAACAAATCATAAAACCCCGCGAAACAAACACATAAGACGAAGACGACGAGAAGTGCTACTCTGGATTTAGCTCTAAAGCCTTGCACTTGCATTGTCACGACCTGTGAGACCACCCAAAACCTATTGCCCGATTCTCCGCATTCACCCACAATTCAACGTTTACTTTCCTTgtagaacaaaattgaaacattaattaatcaaccaaaaaagaaaataaattaaagcatTAATGAACTGAGTTGCTCAAAAAGCAGAACCAGTTTCCACAATAattgagaagaagatgcattaaatataataaaaaaggagaTCCGTTGtagaaatttaaatataaaaagagagagagagaaagctggATTGAAAATACTTACAGATGAGGCAGTAGATCTGAGAGAAGGAGCTGAAAAGCAACACCGAGGGCTTACCGGATCGGAGATGCAAAGGAGAAGTTAGCTGATGCAGCTTAGAATTCagattagagagagaaagagcacCTACATCTCAAACTCTAGCCCAAAATAGAAAGTGGAAAGAAACAGAGGAACCACTTTCACGGGTCGGATCGGGTGGAAAAGGGGTTGGCCGGATTCCTTAAAGGAaaagttttaaatttcttttttttctataaaaagaTATAGATACATAAACTCaaactttaatttgaaaaaagaagtaGCAAAAGTTAGTTAAGTAACATGTGAAGTAGTAAATAATCATTAGCGAAAATTAATGTAGCTGTAAATAGGGGCTAAATAATCTTTGTGTGCGTcgcttaattataattaattatgttaTTAAATCCCCTGATTCAAATCCGAATGCCTAGTTATTATTAGTacgagaaagaagaagaagtgttTTTCCCAACACCgacacgtggacaacacaaGCGCAAATCAATGTCGACTTAGGAAATCGAGAAAACATAGGTTTCGCTTGGATTCACATAAAAACGCGACTAAAAGTATTTGGAATGGAATTTCACCACTTGTCTCTTCATTCACCGTCCACTACTATATAGCTAACAAAAATgtttaagaacaaaaaacaaggaaattttaaaattcataagtaTTTTAAGAATATTGGTAATTGGTGGATGGACAGCGAGAAAATGCTTACAACAAAAACAGCAAATTGAACTTTTAATCCCAAAAGCCTTTCGGCCTAAGACAACAGAACAAGGCATAGACAAAGAACTCTTCATTGAAAATAGGGAGAGAGTGAAAGACAGTAAGAGAGCATTTGATTAATAGAACTGAACTCTATTCATAAGAAACAGTACATTGTAATGCACAGGGAAAAAATGGCACAAGAACGTCCGAATGTGGCGCTCCTGTTAGAAAAAAGGCGGGTACATCTCACTGGCTCATCATCTAAATCCTACTCTCAGGCGACTTCTCTATCTTACAAATAACACAGAACATGACAAGGTCACGAGAAGTAAAtttgaaactgaaacaacCCAAGTGCTAAAGGAGGCAGAAACCACCTAAACAATATATAGTATCCATTCCAGCCTCCCAGGTAATGGCAGCATACTGGTTTTCTCTTGCTCAGTTTCTAACAGAATACACAGGGCAGAGCCGAGTATACTGTGTGGCAACATCAATTGGGTGTGTTGTCACCAACCTAATATGAGAACTCATGACCTCGAAGTGAGATGTATTTTTTGACCCAGATGGCAATGTCCTCTGCACAGGCCTGGGCCTGAGGGGTCTTGAGGAGCATATCAAGGGTTGCAAATTCATGAACTGCATCTTTATACTCCAGCACAGGTGCATCAACGTTCACCTTCCGGAGCTCCTCTGAGTAAGCAATGGCACGGTCTCTCATCCAATCATGTTCTGCCACCACTGTAAGGGTCGGAGGCATGAGCCTTACAGGTGGCCCCCTGTCTGGGATGAGGGGATTGGCAGCTGGGTGGTCCAAGCTAAACTCTTCCTCAGGTAAGAATAGTTTCCATGCCAATATGCACATTGCCTTGTCATAGAAATAGGAGTTTGCCAATCTTATCTCAGAATGAGTGGGGACATTTCCAATGAAGAACGGATACATCAGCACCTGTGCAACCACCTTGACAGGGTCCAAAAGCTTGCCTGCCTCTACAGCTTTCCGAGCCACATAGTCTGCAATGTTAGCACCACAGCTCACACCAAGGAGAACACATCTGTTTATGATATCAAAGCAAGTTAGAAATTTGGCAATGTAGCCTGCTTGCAGCGTAATTTCCAGAAAgggaaagcaaaaacaaacagaagATACTATATATACAGAATGAGAAAATACAGAGAACTAAGTCATATTTAGTGCTCAATGCATAAATAATGCAGGCAAAAAGGTTTTAAGTTTAAACATAACTGGAACCACAGCCAACCCATGACAGCATAGGACCATATATTAAGGCCTTAATCTAATccttatataataaattgttCTGCTATGCTAATAGTTTAATGTTTATGGTTGAGACATTATAGAAGTAGTTTCAAGAAAGCAAAGATTATCTTATATCAACATAGACAAATCCCACTCCAACCCCTCCTGCTTGCATAAACTATTGACTTTTGTCATCAAGAAATCTTGAGATTTAGCAACAAATTATGAGGAAAATGATAACTGCATCTTCTCTTAAACTACATGAATCCAGCATGTAATCTAATATAGCAGATCAAGGTATCAGACAGGCCAACCAAAAGCATAAGTATTTTAGAAGAAAACCAAGCTTATCAAAACTCTATGGAAAGATAAAATCCAGTCATCCACCAATACCTTGCCACTCTAAGTTGAAATTAGCCCTATTAACTTTTCTATATCTATTATATGCGCACAAGTGCACATCGACCCAGCCTCTGTGGACATTAATTGAAGTCCTCAGATGGAAATTAACTCAAACACTAAAGCATTGCCAACACCAGCAACCAGCCTAAACAATTATTTTAGTTGGGAAATGAAACAAGTACGCAAACTCAGCTACTAGCAACCTATTACAAGAAATCAACCCATGGATCTGATAAACTCCAAAGAAATGCCTATAAACTTTGAACACTGGCAATGCAAACATGAAAATCATATTACAGCAATATCCACAAACTGAACCAAGAATTGTAAACTCATGTATCATGATCAATCATAACACACTAGATTAGAAATTTCAGTTAGAatctaaatataataatagtcACGTTGCAAGTAGAAGAAGATTATAACCTCGTTGGATCTCCATGGGCAGCCAACCAAGGTTCAACCATTGAAGCCCCAAAAGTGTCCACGATATGCCGATGAGAATCGGCCTTCTTAAACTCGGTAATGCCGCCGAGAGTGCTCCGTCCGCCTCCCATGGACTTACTGCACTCAGCCAAATTGGCCTGCTTCCCAAGCCAATTCAACACCTTCAACCCGTCCTCGAACGCCGCGGGGTATCGATTCTCCGGCGCAAGCCGATAACCCACCGCTAAAACGACGACGTCACACAGCTTCGCAATCCGCCGACAGAAGATGTCGTTGGCCACAGAGTCATTGCTGCCACTGACCCAGCCGCCGCCGTGAAACTGCAACATGACCGGCAATTTTCGACCGTTCTTGGTCAAATTGGCCGGCGAGTAGCCTCTGTACACTCCCACGCCAGCGTTCGCCATCAAATTCATACTCTCTATGTCATTGCTACACCCGTAACTGTTCCTTCTCTGCTCGCTTTTCGCCAAATTGGACAGTGTCGGATTGCCATAGCTGTTGCGCCGAGAAGGGGTGGCGGGTAAATTGTTCAGGCTCTGGCGGGCCGAATCGGTTCGGTTGGATCCCTGATTGAGATCGGATCGTTTAGGCGTAGCGGTAACCCTAGACTTGGAAGCGGGTTCGGGTGGGTTGAGAGCGGACTCGGGGAGGAAGATTCGgatagagagagaagtgaAGGGGTCGATGTGGATGTCCTTGGTGGCAACGCCGTCGTCGAACAGAGGATTAGGTGAGGCGATTGTTTCTTCGGGTCGGGACGTGACGCCGAAAGGGTTGAACTCGTCAGGCTGGGTTTGGATCCGATTCTGCAAACGGTGCTTCAAGAGGAACTTGAAGAACACGCTATAGAGCTTAACAGCTACGCTTggcatttctctctctctctctccctctacaAACTGTGGGATTTGCAGAGACTGGAAATGAGAAATGTTGTGGGTTTTCTGGAAATCAGTGTAAATTCATGGCAGATTAAGGATTGAGATTGGGGATTAATCTCCCGTGAATGGATCacatgggatgggattagGGTTTTGTAATCTGAGATAGCCTGAATCTTAAATTCGAATGCTTCAATGGCGtgagacagagaaagagagagagagagagagagagagagagagagagagagagattagagCGAGAAGAGAGGCAGGTGCGTGAGGGACACACATGCAACTTTACGCTGTCTCTTGTGGCTTGTTCAAATGTTTtgtcattttttctttctgattttttaaaaggaaaattctaGATTCAATTGTTGTCTTGTtaccttaaaaataaattcaaagaaataaaaaagaaaatggggtGGCTGTAGTAAGAAGAGCTATTATCATCTGTCGCTCGTTTTTACGCAATCAGGTACTTTCTGTCACTTTAAGTTGTACGCTTGAGGACTTGGACTGTTGGGTACAATCAGATAAAGCCAGATTATTCGAGGTCAGTGATAACCGGTAAAGGTGTAGCACTGGAGTTATAGGGCTGCATGCAGCGGATCATTTACTGATTGTGGGTGGCGGACGACGGGTCTGCTTCGGAAACGGGAATGAAACCAAATCATATCGATGATCATGatatcatgttttttttctttctttctgcacAAATGCACATTATGAAACCATTTCTTAATCACGTATTAAAAGTGTACTAATTAACACAAAATTATACTTGCCTGATTAATATTACATTTATTATAGCTCTGTATTGACTATCCCCATCGCATTTAAGTAAATTTCCTGAAGCTTAATTCGATTAAactcctttcttttcttaattagcATTTGTTTAATAACTTTTAATTCCTTACGTGAAAATGAGTTTAATAAAGTCACTGGAATTTAATATGTATCCGATTTAACTTTATGTCTTCATTGATTTGATACTAATATCAAGACCATAAGATCCTTAAAATCtatctttttacttttatgtGGTATTCAATTGAATGATGACAACGAATTTCAGAATTAATGAACAGTATACTTACTTAAATATTTGGTacattttttacaaaattataattcaaaatGGTTAATAGCAGTTACCCTTACCCGAAGTCTAAGACGATCCATTTATTAGTAAAGTAAACATTTGGATAATCATGGCTGGACTATGAATATGAAGATAAGgttactttcctttttcttcttgcacTGCATCATGTTATGGGTAAATTCAATGAGTTTAGTGGTCAGAATTTATTAGTCACATTTTTCTGTACATAAATTCATATGTTTTTTGTTCAGGTGTGTAGCTGGACCAATTAGAGTATATCCTCGTCAGCAACAGGTAGGCCATCATTAATAATGCTCAATTATTGTTTCGATTAGGTGGAAACAAGTTGGCCGGCCCAGCTCAGCTCAAGTCCATACTTGAAAGATTAACACATTCAGATGTCTTCCAGGCGTTGGCTAGGCCCAAGGCCTAAAGCCTAAACTTGTCATTGTTGGATGGCCATTTGCAGTTGCAGTGACAATGAAACATCAACTCTGACTTATAAGTCTGAAATTGAAGGTGGTATAGGGATTGATCCATTCACAAAAGCAACATagtttgatgatgatgatgatgatgatgatgatgatacaTACAATACAAGTAATTGAAGATTGAGGACATGATGTCTCTATTAAACCAAATCATCCAAAATTATGTAACCACAGAGATATGTCAATTTCAAgcctttttttgttgtaaacttTAAAACCCCCATGACAAAGAGACCAGCTTTACTCACCACACCTCCAACACCATGCTGCGGCTGTGTGGCAGGGTCACCCCTTTGTTCTTCTACaccaaatcaaatatatacaGCCCACACCCCCACATGGTAAACCAAAAGGGGGCCAATTGTATTCCAGATTGAGCCATTCATGCATGCTCCGTCCTGTGACTTGATCACCTGACAACCCGAAATTTCGCCAGGTAGAGCGGAGGaaccaacaagaagaagattgaTATCTCAGAACTTATACAGCAATGTCAGTCTATGGTCTGCGTAATAATTTGAATATCAAAATCACTGTAATCACATTGTAGGGAATCTCAAACTTGCTAGCCAGAAGGTTTGCCGGTGGCTTTTCTGGGGGACACAAGCACTGCTTCATTGCTTGTAGCCTTCTTGGCAGCAATCTCTTCCAAACGCTTCCAAGTGATTTCACGTCTCAAATTAAGTTCCTTCTCTTGTACTTCATCTTCCTGAAATTTGAGCAAGCATTCCTCAAAAAGCTCAGGGTCAATATCAGAGAAAATCTTCCGGACATTTAGAGTCAGGCTCTGTACTGCCTGGTTCCAGTggtttcttgcatttttctCCAATGAAGGGAATATGATTGGCAGTAAGACACTGCGGTTCTGTTTGATTAGGTTGGCAATGTGATCATTATTCCATAAGAACAAAGCTCTCTCTGCCACCTGCAAATTAAGGGCCAACTGGATACATGAGAAGGAATCATTTATTGAAATCATTAAAGTAGAAAAGTAAATTAAGGCAAATATCTATTTCTTATTCCATACATTTCACATaacttttttccttctatgtACAAAAGGCTTGAGATCATTCATAACTAACTTAGCTATGACCAGAAATTTCCTTTCAAAGTAGGACACAAAACTAACCAAGAAGTCTTTCTCATTTGCTCTATGGGTTTCAGTAACTAATCTGAGAAACTTAATAAACTCCAGAATAGACTAAATGCGGGTACTGCCAGAGAACAACTCAAACCAGCATCTTAAGATCTAaggtttcaaattttgaaatgcCTAAGGTGCATCTTTAGAAGAAATATAGCAATAAACGTTAGTCAAATATCATTTTTCTCCATCATAATATAATCGCTATATCGGCACCAAAAGAAAACTATGTGTAATACAAACGAACAAACATTCCAGAAAGCTCAGTATTTGACCACCCACAACAAGTTCATATAACTCAACTGACATACTGCTACTGCTCATCACTACCTCTCACATTATAAAGATTTACACAGGACTCTACAGAATAGAGGAAACTAGCAAGTAGAAAACAGATGAAAGTGGTGAACTACCCACCTGAAAATGTGAACTGCTCAAGCATCGGCCAATTTGGCGAAACAAAGGTACCATACAGCGTTGAAATTCTGCAGGTTGAGTTGCTTCTAGAACTTCTTCCAGCTCCCCTAAGAACATGACCTCCTTAGAACTATTTGTAATAGGCCAATATTTTAGTAAACCACGGATTATTGTATCCGCAAGTTTGCAGTCTTTCTCCACAAATTGGGTAATGCAGTAAGATAACTGCTGGTGGTACAAGGGTATGCATTTGGGTTTGTGAAGTGGAATAAGCACTCGAACAAGAAAGAGTTTGTGCTCTTCTTTCAGTGGCAGAGCAAAACCGTTTATTATACTTCCCAAAATCTCCAACAGCTCTGCAATCCCATTATGCTTTTcagtttcaaaaataaaatgatagaAGATGTTGTTGATAGCTTTCCTGATGAATGGGCGGTGCACCATAAATTTCCCATAGATGCGGTGCAGAACCGTTTTCAAGTAATCCCTCTCTCTATGGTCCTCTGAATCAAAAAGACCTAACAACCTGAGAACAAATGAGTGGTCAATGTACCTCTTAGCCAACTTTGCATCTGTCTCAGGTGATGCCACAAACCTCAGGAAGAATTCATACACAACTTGCAAGTGTGGCCATGCTGGGTCCATTGAGGGCTCTTCCTCTTCTAAGTCAAAGGCCTCTAAAGCTTTGTTTTCGAGGGGTGGAGAAGTGAGTGTTCTAAATAAATTTACGCACACCATCTTTACAATTTCTTGCATGACAGTTTCTGAGAATTTCCCATTAGCAGAAGCAATGTAATCCACAAGCTCTACCAATGTCTGTCGCTTGATGTCCTTTTCTTTGAGGTTCTTTGTTGGGTCACTGAAGTCAAAGATAACACAACACAAGTTCAACTTTTTTATGAATAAGTTCTGCTTCTCTGCATTTGGAACATCTTTGAAACTAGGCAATGCCTCATATGGAGAAGCCAATGAGTTCCCATTAAGCTTTGAATTCACGTTTACTCCAAAATTTGGAGTAGAATTAGGGCCCGAAAGAGATGAAGTACCCGAATTCACATATCTGCTACTTGCTAAAGAGCCGCCTCTTGAACTGGTGGAAGCATTTGAAGAAGAGTTAGAAGATCCTCCTTCACGATTTTCAGCTGACTTAGAGGGCTTCCTCGGGAGCCTATTAAGTATCTGTTTGATCATAACTTAAATGACAAAAGAAGCCCTTCTTTGTGCACTTCAGAGCACAGTGATAAATCAAACTTCTAGAGCAACTACAGCATCAGTGATAGAGGAGAGACACAATTCCAATTAGGGAAGAAAAGCCCAAACCAAATTTCAGTGCAATGAAGCAAGAACCCGGGCTATAAGCTTCTTGTGTTCTTCCTTGGTAAAGACAGGGGACTTTCCCCTTATTACAAAGAAACGTTCTGAGCCAATTGGGGAAATCCGGGGCAGAGATATCCCACCcaaggaagatgaagaaagctGCATATAAAGCCATTTCGAGCTGAAAATTAAACAGAATACAAAAAACTGGAAATTTCTAATCAACAAAACAATGCAAAAACCGCAGCTTGCGTAACTTCTGATCTCTGATCCATTACCCAAAGCAAAATCCGTAGTTTGCTTAGGTAAAAGTAA
It encodes:
- the LOC18782771 gene encoding uncharacterized protein LOC18782771 isoform X2 is translated as MQVQGFRAKSRVALLVVFVLCVCFAGFYDLLKPVSNGCTMTYMYPTYIPIPTTTAVSPAKYGLYLYHEGWKKIDFKEHLKKLSGIPILFIPGNGGSYKQVRSLAAESDRAYQAGPLERTFYQEASLTPEEGGEEIDVASFQLPNQYDSRLDWFTVDLEGEHSAMDSAILEEHAEYVVHSIHRILDQYKESYETREREGAATSGSLPKSVILVGHSMGGFVARAAVAHNRLRKSAVETILTLSSPHQYPPVALQPSLGHYFAHVNHEWRKGYEVQTTRAGHYVSDPVLSHVVVISISGSYNDYQVRSKSESLDGIVPPSHGFMISSTGMRNVWLSMEHQAILWCNQLVIQVSHTLLSLVDSRTGQPFSDKRIRLAIFSKMLRSGIPQSFNWMMQSHLSQQSLHVPSRDVKDKTGSLYTSAACPRNVHWSEDGLERDLYIQTTTVTVLAMDGRRRWLDIQKLGSNGRSHFMFVTNLAPCSGVRLHLWPEKRNSTSELPVCIRILEVTSKMVRIPSGPAPRQIEPGSQTEQAPPSAIFRLGPEDMRGFRFLTISVAPRPTISGRPPPAVSMAVGQFFNPEEGEREFSPWSLSSYSYKEISLKEDHPLALNLSFTTSLGLLPVIFSLKTAGCGIKNSGLPDEQADDIDNSKLCKLRCFPPVAFAWDDTSGLHIFPNVYSETIVVDSSPALWSSPKSSEKTSVMLLVDPHCSYRSAVAVSVTAAASRFLLLYNSQIVGFALVVIFFALMQQTHAWDLDLPIPSILMAVESNLRIPLPFLYLAMAPILLSFVLSFWISQPFPSFASFTVVSVICYLLANGFVIILILISQFIFYAAAVVHIFIKTRFQLWEKSANRFINLSSSFFSLKVLRVVKANPLLVTALAAITLVCLVHAAFGLFIILSLDALCCHSALCSHAQRHELFDCKKEGNDGSRHLPFKSDGDCCSNSPDSSKSFGEAQLEIFHHRHGLFILHLAAALMFVPSLVAWFQRIGMGHSFPWLVDSALCTGVILHGIFTSKPEFNSFLVSLPGVRNLEVRLNFMYLVAGYYSYLSSLALAPFRVFYAMTAIGFTSFALMILQRWNREKGEAHFGSRKHSHRH
- the LOC18782771 gene encoding uncharacterized protein LOC18782771 isoform X1, coding for MQVQGFRAKSRVALLVVFVLCVCFAGFYDLLKPVSNGCTMTYMYPTYIPIPTTTAVSPAKYGLYLYHEGWKKIDFKEHLKKLSGIPILFIPGNGGSYKQVRSLAAESDRAYQAGPLERTFYQEASLTPEEGGEEIDVASFQLPNQYDSRLDWFTVDLEGEHSAMDSAILEEHAEYVVHSIHRILDQYKESYETREREGAATSGSLPKSVILVGHSMGGFVARAAVAHNRLRKSAVETILTLSSPHQYPPVALQPSLGHYFAHVNHEWRKGYEVQTTRAGHYVSDPVLSHVVVISISGSYNDYQVRSKSESLDGIVPPSHGFMISSTGMRNVWLSMEHQAILWCNQLVIQVSHTLLSLVDSRTGQPFSDKRIRLAIFSKMLRSGIPQSFNWMMQSHLSQQSLHVPSRDVKDKTGSLYTSAACPRNVHWSEDGLERDLYIQTTTVTVLAMDGRRRWLDIQKLGSNGRSHFMFVTNLAPCSGVRLHLWPEKRNSTSELPVCIRILEVTSKMVRIPSGPAPRQIEPGSQTEQAPPSAIFRLGPEDMRGFRFLTISVAPRPTISGRPPPAVSMAVGQFFNPEEGEREFSPWSLSSYSYKEISLKEDHPLALNLSFTTSLGLLPVIFSLKTAGCGIKNSGLPDEQADDIDNSKLCKLRCFPPVAFAWDDTSGLHIFPNVYSETIVVDSSPALWSSPKSSEKTSVMLLVDPHCSYRSAVAVSVTAAASRFLLLYNSQIVGFALVVIFFALMQQTHAWDLDLPIPSILMAVESNLRIPLPFLYLAMAPILLSFVLSFWISQPFPSFASFTVVSVICYLLANGFVIILILISQFIFYAAAVVHIFIKTRFQLWEKSANRFINLSSSFFSLKVLRVVKANPLLVTALAAITLVCLVHAAFGLFIILSLDALCCHSALCSFLTASFRSHAQRHELFDCKKEGNDGSRHLPFKSDGDCCSNSPDSSKSFGEAQLEIFHHRHGLFILHLAAALMFVPSLVAWFQRIGMGHSFPWLVDSALCTGVILHGIFTSKPEFNSFLVSLPGVRNLEVRLNFMYLVAGYYSYLSSLALAPFRVFYAMTAIGFTSFALMILQRWNREKGEAHFGSRKHSHRH